GCCCGGCGGACCGACCCTGCTGCGTGTGGAGATCCCTTGTGGCCCTGCGAGTTGAGCGACCGCTGCGGGTGGTCCTGGCCGAGGACAGCGTGCTGCTGCGGGACGGGCTCGTCGGGCTGCTCGGTCGCTGCGGGCACGAGGTCGTCGCGGCCGTGGGGGATGCCGAGGCACTGATCACGGCCGTCGGGGAGCACACCCCCGACGTGGTCGTGACGGACGTGCGGATGCCGCCCGGCTTCCAGGACGAGGGCCTGCACGCGGCCGTGCGGCTGCGCCGCGACCGGCCCACACTGCCCGTCCTGGTCCTGAGCCAGTACGTGCAGCGCCGCTACGCCGCCGAGCTGCTGGACTCCGGTGACGGCACGGGCGTCGGCTATCTGCTCAAGGACCGCGTCGGCCAGGTCGAGGAGTTCGTCGAGGCGCTCGGCGAGGTGGCCGACGGCGGCACGGTCGTCGATCCCGAGGTCGTACGGCAGTTGCTGCGCCGCCGCCGCGACCCGCTGGAGCGCCTCACCCCGCGGGAGCGCGAGGTGCTGGCGCTGATCGCGGAGGGCAGGTCCAACGGCGCGATCGCCCGCGAACTGGTCGTCTCCGAGGCGGCCGTCGGCAAGCACATCTCCGGCATCCTCACCAAACTGGACCTGCCGCCGGCGGACGAGACCCATCGCCGGGTGCTGGCCGTGCTGGCGTATCTGCGGGCGTAGGCGCGCGGCCGGTCGGCCGGGTCCGGGGGGGCAGGTCCGGGCCGGACCCAAGTCCCTCGGGCAGCGGGCGCGTTGTGGAAAAACCAGCGAGTTGGTTTCATTGCGTCGCCATCAGAGCCCTCCACGGGAGCCAGGGGTGACCAAACAGGACCGGGCCGTCCGGACCCGTCTCGCGCTGATCCGGTCGGCGGCCGAGCAGTTCGAGGCACGGGGATACGTCCGGGCCAGTCTTGCGGAGATCAGCGCGGGAGCCGGCGTCAGCTCCGGCGCGCTGCACTTCCACTTCGCGAACAAGGCCGCCGTGGCCGAGGCCGTCGAGCAGGCGGCCGCCCGTGCCCTGCGCCGGGTCGCGGGCCGGGGCCGCGGCGGCGACGGGTGCGCCCTCCAGCGCCTGGTGGACGTCACGCACCACGTCGCCCGGCTGCTGTGCGCCGACATCGTGGTGCGCGCGGGGCTGCGGCTGAACGCCGAGGCGGTCGCCGGGCGGGTGCGTGACCTGCGCCGGGAGTGGCGGGAGTGCGTGCACGAGCTGCTGGCCGAGGCGGAGCGCAGGGGCGAACTCGCCGCCGGGATGCCGCCGCACCGCTCCAGCGCCGTCGTCCTCGCCGCCACGACCGGCATCGAGGTGCTGGCCCGGGAGGACCCCGGCTGGCTCGCCCGGCCCTC
The genomic region above belongs to Streptomyces coeruleorubidus and contains:
- a CDS encoding response regulator transcription factor, producing MRVERPLRVVLAEDSVLLRDGLVGLLGRCGHEVVAAVGDAEALITAVGEHTPDVVVTDVRMPPGFQDEGLHAAVRLRRDRPTLPVLVLSQYVQRRYAAELLDSGDGTGVGYLLKDRVGQVEEFVEALGEVADGGTVVDPEVVRQLLRRRRDPLERLTPREREVLALIAEGRSNGAIARELVVSEAAVGKHISGILTKLDLPPADETHRRVLAVLAYLRA
- a CDS encoding ScbR family autoregulator-binding transcription factor translates to MTKQDRAVRTRLALIRSAAEQFEARGYVRASLAEISAGAGVSSGALHFHFANKAAVAEAVEQAAARALRRVAGRGRGGDGCALQRLVDVTHHVARLLCADIVVRAGLRLNAEAVAGRVRDLRREWRECVHELLAEAERRGELAAGMPPHRSSAVVLAATTGIEVLAREDPGWLARPSLTDLWHLLLPCVAAPHLAGALDPAGTEPDHAEPDAGRQADAGREPDVGREADGALEEPGRAGLALR